Proteins from a genomic interval of Gossypium hirsutum isolate 1008001.06 chromosome A09, Gossypium_hirsutum_v2.1, whole genome shotgun sequence:
- the LOC107896331 gene encoding mRNA-decapping enzyme-like protein isoform X1, with product MSQSGKLMPNIDQQSTKMLNLTVLQRIDPFIEEILITAAHVTFYEFNIDSNQWSRKDVEGSLFVVKRNAQPRFQFIVMNRRNTDNLVENLLGDFEYEVQVPYLLYRSAAQEVNGMWFYNSRECQDVANLFSRILNAYSKVPAKPKVSASKSEFEELEAVPSMSVIEGPLEPPATASPTTNAPEDSSFVNFFSAAMNLGTNAPDGTNSIQPYHSISTTPPSSHVAAVVSAPVPTPPVPSLPPAPPSLDSVSSSNRVTNLIKPSSFFAPPTSSSSSLMMPPISSSTPTASALHPPLNLQRPYGTPLLQPFPPPTPPASLTPSAPPTLHDGTHISRDKVRDALLVLVQDDQFIDMFYQALQKVHHS from the exons ATGTCTCAGAGTGGAAAATTGATGCCGAATATCGATCAACAAAGCACGAAGATGCTCAATCTCACTGTTCTCCAACGAATAGATCCTTTCATAGAGGAAATTCTGATCACTGCCGCTCACGTCACCTTCTATGAATTCAACATCGACAGCAATCAATGG AGTCGAAAAGATGTTGAAGGATCTCTCTTTGTTGTTAAGAG GAATGCGCAACCTCGGTTCCAGTTCATTGTAATGAATCGGCGTAACACAG ATAATTTAGTGGAGAATTTGTTGGGAGATTTCGAGTATGAGGTTCAAGTCCCTTACCTATTGTATCGAAGTGCTGCACAAGAAGTTAACGGCATGTGGTTCTATAATTCTCGTGAATGTCAGGATGTTGCTAACCTCTTTAGTAG AATACTTAATGCATATTCAAAAGTTCCTGCAAAGCCAAAAGTATCTGCAAGCAAAAG TGAATTTGAGGAACTAGAAGCAGTTCCTAGCATGTCTGTAATAGAAGGCCCCTTGGAGCCGCCAGCAACTGCCTCTCCCACTACTAATGCACCTGAAGATTCTTCATTTGTTAACTTCTTTAGT GCTGCTATGAATCTCGGAACTAATGCTCCCGATGGTACAAATTCAATACAGCCTTACCATTCTATCTCAACCACCCCTCCATCTTCTCATGTAGCAGCTGTCGTCTCTGCTCCAGTGCCAACTCCACCAGTGCCGTCCCTTCCTCCTGCTCCTCCTTCACTTGATTCAGTAAGTAGCAGCAACCGAGTGACCAATCTCATTAAGCCTTCTTCCTTTTTTGCTCCTCCTACCTCATCATCCTCCTCATTGATGATGCCACCTATCTCTTCATCAACACCAACTGCTTCTGCTCTTCATCCACCCCTCAACCTGCAACGTCCTTATGGCACTCCTCTGCTTCAACCTTTTCCACCACCTACTCCACCTGCATCTCTTACTCCTAGTGCACCTCCTACTTTGCATGATGGAACTCATATTAGCAGGGATAAAGTTCGTGATGCACTTCTTGTGCTTGTTCAG GATGATCAATTCATTGACATGTTCTACCAGGCATTGCAAAAGGTGCATCACTCATGA
- the LOC121206044 gene encoding protein trichome birefringence-like 8: MCSCSDISTPSSPGNKLIVADSEKFHDDTLFRSVVGGLQISDIYTSQYSYAVNKVSHSLTVHRWWAMDHPNKIQCFLRPVINKRERCYILSFVFILFISIIIVFNLGDSPLLFRFGYFFPAAHQLTSNQQRQPCDYSYGRWVRDENYPIQLYNESCMFLDRGFQCRRNGREDLEFLKWRWQPHGCDLPRFNASDFLERSRNRRIVFAGDSIGRNQWESLICMLAQAVTNQSSIFEENGSPITKHKGFLSMKFGDYNLTIEHYRAPFLVIINRPPKDSAAQVQVTISVDKLHKYSERWTGAHVLVLNTGHWWNKEKTVRMGCYFQEGGKVNMTMDVMEGFRRSLHTLKLWITKNLNSERSHVFLQSYSPVHYTNGAWNDGGLCDAEIEPEKNEKKLKAEPWNNRYIADVINQMTYGNRKVRLLNITYLTEFRKDGHPSRHQEPGTPADAPQDCSHWCLPGIPDTWNEILYAHLLSMEFRTK, encoded by the exons ATGTGTTCTTGCAGTGATATCTCTACTCCGTCTTCTCCTGGTAATAAATTGATAGTGGCTGATAGTGAAAAGTTTCATGATGACACCCTTTTTCGCAGTGTTGTTGGCGGGCTACAAATATCTGACATTTACACATCCCAATATTCCTATGCCGTTAATAAAGTTAGTCACTCGCTCACTGTGCATCGTTGGTGGGCTATGGATC ACCCAAACAAGATACAATGCTTCCTTCGTCCtgtaataaataaaagagaacGTTGCTATATTCTCTCTTTTGTCTTCATCTTATTCATCTCCATTATCATTGTTTTCAACCTTGGAGACTCGCCTCTTCTTTTCCGTTTCGGTTATTTCTTCCCTGCTGCTCATCAACTTACATCAAACCAACAAAGACAACCCTGCGATTATTCCTACGGTAGATGGGTTCGAGACGAGAATTATCCGATTCAGTTGTACAATGAGAGCTGCATGTTTCTTGATCGAGGTTTTCAGTGTCGTCGGAATGGACGAGAAGACCTAGAGTTTCTCAAGTGGAGATGGCAACCCCATGGCTGTGATCTTCCTAG ATTCAATGCGAGCGACTTTTTGGAAAGGAGTCGAAACCGACGAATAGTATTTGCAGGTGATTCAATTGGTAGAAACCAGTGGGAGTCTCTGATATGCATGCTAGCACAGGCGGTTACCAACCAGTCATCAATCTTCGAAGAAAATGGAAGCCCCATAACCAAACACAAGGGGTTTCTTTCCATGAAGTTCGGAGATTACAACCTCACCATTGAACATTACAGGGCACCGTTCCTTGTTATCATCAATCGCCCACCCAAAGATTCAGCAGCTCAAGTCCAAGTAACCATCAGTGTCGACAAGTTGCACAAGTATTCCGAGCGATGGACGGGGGCCCATGTTCTAGTCCTCAATACAGGGCATTGGTGGAACAAGGAGAAAACTGTTAGGAT GGGATGCTATTTCCAGGAAGGAGGGAAAGTGAACATGACCATGGATGTGATGGAGGGGTTTCGAAGGTCTCTGCACACGTTGAAGCTATGGATAACCAAGAATTTAAACTCGGAACGGAGCCATGTTTTTCTTCAAAGCTATTCACCAGTTCATTATAC GAATGGCGCATGGAATGATGGTGGCTTGTGTGATGCAGAAATTGAACCAGAAAAGAACGAAAAAAAGCTTAAAGCAGAGCCTTGGAATAATCGATACATTGCTGATGTAATTAATCAGATGACATATGGCAACAGGAAGGTCCGGTTGTTAAACATTACATACCTGACAGAGTTCAGGAAAGATGGTCACCCGTCGAGGCACCAAGAGCCAGGGACTCCTGCTGATGCTCCACAGGACTGCAGCCATTGGTGCCTACCTGGTATACCTGACACATGGAATGAAATTCTCTATGCTCACCTACTATCAATGGAATTTAGAACCAAGTAA
- the LOC107896330 gene encoding small RNA-binding protein 11, chloroplastic: MRTRRFIELSNLSVCIIREKGTEFACSLAVVDMAALRRLIKGAPKPSFLIPPTFLLSHRGIASKLFVGGLSFYTTEKGLLDAFSQYGQVMEAKIITDRVSDKSKGFGFVTYASEDEAEKAIAEMNGKDLNGRVIFVDYAKPKLAIGGGMPIARGPPDPVDKLHFKDTGTEN, from the exons ATGAGAACACGTAGGTTCATAGAATTGTCAAATCTCTCGGTATGTATAATACGCGAGAAAGGAACTGAGTTTGCTTGTTCCTTAGCAGTAGTGGACATGGCGGCACTCAGAAGACTTATTAAGGGAGCCCCAAAACCATCTTTCCTTATTCCTCCAACCTTTCTTCTTTCGCACAGAGGTATCGCCTCCAAGCTTTTCGTTGGAG GTCTGTCCTTTTATACCACGGAGAAGGGGTTATTAGATGCATTTTCTCAGTATGGTCAAGTTATGGAAG CCAAAATTATAACGGATAGGGTTTCAGATAAATCAAAAGGTTTTGGATTTGTTACTTATGCATCTGAAGATGAAGCTGAGAAAGCTATAGCTGAGATGAATGGTAAG GATTTGAATGGACGTGTTATTTTTGTGGACTATGCTAAACCCAAACTTGCTATTGGAGGTGGAATGCCTATTGCAAGAGGACCTCCGGATCCAGTAGATAAATTACATTTCAAAGACACAGGCACTGAGAATTAG
- the LOC107896332 gene encoding vacuolar protein sorting-associated protein 55 homolog, with protein sequence MFSASILLQILACALYNNWWPMLSALMYVLVPMPCLFFGGGSTQFLTSRDGGGWIDAAKFLTGASAIGSFAIPIILRHAHMISTGAMFIEFTSFIIFVCTVLCFHRASLEDDW encoded by the exons ATGTTTTCAGCTAGTATACTGTTACAAATTCTG GCTTGTGCATTATATAACAACTGGTGGCCAATGCTTTCAG CTCTCATGTATGTCCTGGTGCCAATGCCTTGTTTATTCTTTGGAGGTGGATCAACTCAGTTTCTAACCAGTCGGGATGGTGGGGG ATGGATAGATGCTGCCAAATTTCTTACAGGGGCATCTGCTATTGGGAGTTTTGCAATTCCCATTATTCTCAGGCATGCTCACATGATTTCAACTGGTGCAATGTTCATCGAATTTACATCATTCATCATATTCGTTTGCACAGTCTTGTGTTTTCACCGTGCTAGCCTTGAAGACGACTGGTGA
- the LOC107896331 gene encoding mRNA-decapping enzyme-like protein isoform X2 — MNSTSTAINGNAQPRFQFIVMNRRNTDNLVENLLGDFEYEVQVPYLLYRSAAQEVNGMWFYNSRECQDVANLFSRILNAYSKVPAKPKVSASKSEFEELEAVPSMSVIEGPLEPPATASPTTNAPEDSSFVNFFSAAMNLGTNAPDGTNSIQPYHSISTTPPSSHVAAVVSAPVPTPPVPSLPPAPPSLDSVSSSNRVTNLIKPSSFFAPPTSSSSSLMMPPISSSTPTASALHPPLNLQRPYGTPLLQPFPPPTPPASLTPSAPPTLHDGTHISRDKVRDALLVLVQDDQFIDMFYQALQKVHHS; from the exons ATGAATTCAACATCGACAGCAATCAATGG GAATGCGCAACCTCGGTTCCAGTTCATTGTAATGAATCGGCGTAACACAG ATAATTTAGTGGAGAATTTGTTGGGAGATTTCGAGTATGAGGTTCAAGTCCCTTACCTATTGTATCGAAGTGCTGCACAAGAAGTTAACGGCATGTGGTTCTATAATTCTCGTGAATGTCAGGATGTTGCTAACCTCTTTAGTAG AATACTTAATGCATATTCAAAAGTTCCTGCAAAGCCAAAAGTATCTGCAAGCAAAAG TGAATTTGAGGAACTAGAAGCAGTTCCTAGCATGTCTGTAATAGAAGGCCCCTTGGAGCCGCCAGCAACTGCCTCTCCCACTACTAATGCACCTGAAGATTCTTCATTTGTTAACTTCTTTAGT GCTGCTATGAATCTCGGAACTAATGCTCCCGATGGTACAAATTCAATACAGCCTTACCATTCTATCTCAACCACCCCTCCATCTTCTCATGTAGCAGCTGTCGTCTCTGCTCCAGTGCCAACTCCACCAGTGCCGTCCCTTCCTCCTGCTCCTCCTTCACTTGATTCAGTAAGTAGCAGCAACCGAGTGACCAATCTCATTAAGCCTTCTTCCTTTTTTGCTCCTCCTACCTCATCATCCTCCTCATTGATGATGCCACCTATCTCTTCATCAACACCAACTGCTTCTGCTCTTCATCCACCCCTCAACCTGCAACGTCCTTATGGCACTCCTCTGCTTCAACCTTTTCCACCACCTACTCCACCTGCATCTCTTACTCCTAGTGCACCTCCTACTTTGCATGATGGAACTCATATTAGCAGGGATAAAGTTCGTGATGCACTTCTTGTGCTTGTTCAG GATGATCAATTCATTGACATGTTCTACCAGGCATTGCAAAAGGTGCATCACTCATGA